A region of Aphanothece sacrum FPU1 DNA encodes the following proteins:
- a CDS encoding acyl-CoA dehydrogenase family protein, with translation MHQLKQYSVAETLEKDLGDPLDPNNIMSFKQVVDIDETEEFPHSQIEWLYNWKLQHYYVPAECGGEFTSFEEFVAFVRVLSRRDQTIGIAFTTLFWSFITWMSGSDEQKQKLANYIKNEQGTMCLGYSEREHGSDLVGGDLTAKKVSGGYILNGEKWPINRATISGISYILAKTAPEGGAKCLTLFMVNKRELDPEKYYNLPKILTHGIRASDMSGIGFKDCFVPDSMRLKNEGDGLEIALKGFQITRTLCAAFSLGAADTALRTTLNFASKRIVYGKTVFDLPQPRQTLVDAFLDLLICDCETIGSARGFHVVPEQFSVWASVVKYFVTTQLETMINNVYVVLGSRFYMREEHDWGIFQKVLRDNSIISMFDGSTVVNLHALILQLRPLTKYRSRRKSNTMAEIQGRLETIFSLEKPLPTFTPTELELFGRGIDDPLQGLEIALQQLEDLKQTSDLDEQVLENLLQLGNLVLEELDNHDQLIANSKFEYGHDQSPELFEIAKKYCNLHAAAACLHMWLYNRTILGDFFAKGEWLVLSLHRLLRTIRHLPYCLSEIYVENTAQELLKLYKEDKLFSIVPFQLAQSQSPEDKPYATSGLQLKA, from the coding sequence ATGCACCAACTCAAGCAATACTCGGTTGCAGAAACACTTGAAAAAGACTTAGGAGATCCCTTAGATCCTAATAACATAATGTCTTTTAAACAAGTAGTTGACATCGATGAGACGGAAGAATTTCCTCACTCACAGATCGAATGGCTTTACAATTGGAAACTGCAACATTATTATGTTCCGGCGGAGTGTGGTGGGGAGTTTACCTCTTTTGAGGAATTTGTCGCATTTGTTCGAGTTTTAAGTCGTCGAGATCAAACTATTGGTATTGCTTTTACAACTCTTTTTTGGTCATTTATTACTTGGATGAGTGGAAGCGATGAACAAAAGCAAAAATTAGCCAATTATATTAAAAATGAACAGGGGACAATGTGTTTAGGTTATTCTGAACGAGAACATGGAAGTGATCTAGTTGGGGGTGATCTAACAGCGAAAAAAGTATCAGGAGGTTATATTCTCAATGGGGAAAAATGGCCAATTAACCGAGCAACAATATCGGGAATTTCCTATATTTTAGCTAAAACTGCTCCCGAAGGTGGGGCCAAATGTTTAACCTTATTTATGGTGAACAAGCGAGAATTAGATCCAGAAAAATATTACAATTTACCTAAAATTCTGACTCATGGAATTCGGGCTTCCGATATGAGTGGAATTGGCTTTAAAGATTGTTTTGTTCCTGATTCAATGCGCCTAAAAAATGAAGGAGATGGCTTAGAAATTGCCCTAAAAGGGTTTCAAATTACTCGTACTTTATGCGCTGCTTTCTCATTAGGGGCAGCAGATACAGCCTTAAGAACAACTCTTAATTTTGCTTCAAAACGTATTGTTTATGGGAAAACAGTATTTGATCTTCCCCAACCTCGTCAAACATTGGTAGATGCTTTTTTAGATTTGTTAATCTGTGATTGTGAAACCATTGGATCAGCTAGAGGATTTCATGTAGTTCCCGAACAATTTAGTGTTTGGGCCTCTGTGGTGAAATACTTTGTCACCACTCAGTTAGAAACCATGATCAATAATGTTTATGTGGTGTTAGGTTCTCGCTTTTATATGCGCGAAGAACACGACTGGGGAATCTTTCAAAAGGTACTACGAGATAATTCTATTATCAGTATGTTTGATGGTAGTACGGTTGTAAATTTACACGCCCTGATATTACAATTGCGTCCACTGACAAAATATCGTAGTCGCAGAAAGTCAAATACAATGGCAGAAATTCAAGGACGACTAGAAACGATTTTTTCATTAGAAAAACCTCTGCCTACCTTTACACCAACTGAGTTAGAATTATTTGGACGAGGCATAGATGATCCCTTACAAGGGTTAGAAATTGCCTTACAACAACTTGAAGATTTAAAACAAACATCTGATCTAGATGAACAAGTGTTAGAAAACCTCTTACAATTGGGTAATCTAGTTTTAGAGGAATTAGATAATCATGATCAATTAATTGCTAATTCAAAATTTGAATATGGTCATGATCAGTCCCCTGAATTGTTTGAAATTGCCAAAAAATATTGTAATCTTCATGCGGCCGCCGCTTGTTTACATATGTGGCTTTATAATCGCACAATTTTAGGAGACTTTTTTGCTAAGGGAGAATGGTTAGTTTTGAGTTTACATCGACTATTACGAACAATAAGACATCTTCCTTATTGTCTCAGTGAAATCTACGTCGAAAATACTGCTCAAGAACTGCTAAAACTATACAAAGAAGATAAACTATTTTCAATAGTTCCTTTTCAACTTGCTCAATCACAATCACCAGAGGATAAACCCTATGCAACTTCAGGACTCCAGCTTAAAGCTTAA
- a CDS encoding acyl carrier protein: protein MWLIKQLAEQLSHDPSTIKVSEPLTRYGLDSIDAVTLVGDLEDWLDMKLPDTLFWDYPTIAKASQYLAENFDITGALDNLKAEELTTVVPNNKASENLAENKKGWGGLFGRFK from the coding sequence ATGTGGCTAATCAAGCAGTTAGCTGAACAATTATCTCATGATCCTAGCACCATTAAAGTTAGTGAACCTTTAACTCGTTATGGACTCGACTCCATTGATGCTGTAACCTTAGTAGGAGACTTAGAAGATTGGCTAGATATGAAACTTCCTGATACTTTATTTTGGGATTATCCAACTATTGCTAAAGCATCTCAATATTTAGCCGAAAATTTTGATATTACCGGGGCATTAGATAACTTAAAAGCAGAAGAATTAACCACCGTAGTTCCTAACAATAAAGCCTCGGAAAATTTGGCTGAAAATAAAAAAGGTTGGGGTGGTCTTTTTGGAAGGTTTAAATAA
- a CDS encoding MBOAT family O-acyltransferase has protein sequence MNYSDFSFWWVLILFSVPYFTVRYIAKSFNLWRGIFDTIGVLALSLILFLNASRSSFVIFIFEVIFNYLMVWWMLRLQGGKAKLIATIVIVINIGILAYFKYLTFFVEDLLGIFLNIPDNWQQTFPIPVRNQIPPGLSFYTFQMVGFVVDSLADRKKKPIGILDYMNFVSFFPQIVAGPIERRKDLFPQIESFRFKFTIDNFEQAFKWISLGFFMKFVLADNIAPYIDLTISNNAWTVWFFALLFTLRIYFDFAGYSFVAVGLGHFLGVNITVNFLAPYTSQSINEFWRRWHITLSTWFRDYVFLPLMGSNKKWAAFYLFLTFTLSGFWHGAAWNFIIWGAYHGALLLVLRYLGRPFYGLIGNYVPRPQIISWGLTFGSVIFGCLFFMETNSHRLLTKLHTLVTPGAYSWDNFQGVWSSYTVNEVSALGLVLVLSTLILLMEHIAVWQGKFEYELLLSRWVSPVLLALTILLAANIPSEFIYFEF, from the coding sequence ATGAACTATTCTGATTTTTCGTTTTGGTGGGTATTAATTTTATTTAGCGTTCCCTATTTTACGGTGCGCTACATTGCTAAATCTTTTAATTTATGGCGAGGTATTTTTGATACTATTGGGGTTTTAGCCTTATCCCTTATTTTATTTCTTAATGCCAGTCGTTCTAGTTTTGTTATTTTTATTTTTGAAGTTATTTTTAACTACTTGATGGTGTGGTGGATGTTACGCCTTCAAGGAGGGAAAGCTAAATTAATTGCCACTATTGTTATTGTTATTAATATTGGTATTTTAGCTTATTTTAAATATCTGACTTTCTTTGTAGAAGATCTCTTAGGAATATTCTTAAATATTCCTGATAATTGGCAACAAACCTTTCCGATTCCTGTTAGAAATCAAATTCCCCCTGGACTGTCATTTTATACATTTCAAATGGTCGGTTTTGTGGTTGACTCATTAGCTGATCGCAAAAAGAAACCGATTGGAATTCTTGATTACATGAACTTTGTATCTTTTTTCCCTCAAATTGTAGCAGGGCCAATTGAACGTCGTAAAGATTTATTTCCGCAAATAGAATCCTTTCGTTTTAAATTTACTATTGATAATTTTGAGCAAGCATTTAAGTGGATATCTCTAGGATTTTTTATGAAATTTGTCTTAGCTGATAATATTGCTCCATATATTGACTTAACTATTAGTAATAATGCTTGGACAGTTTGGTTTTTTGCCTTATTATTTACCTTAAGAATCTATTTTGATTTTGCTGGTTATAGCTTTGTAGCTGTAGGTTTAGGGCATTTTTTAGGAGTTAATATAACAGTTAACTTTTTAGCCCCTTATACTTCACAAAGTATTAATGAATTTTGGCGACGTTGGCATATTACACTTAGTACCTGGTTTCGAGATTACGTTTTTTTACCTTTAATGGGATCAAATAAAAAATGGGCTGCTTTTTACCTATTTTTAACCTTTACTTTATCAGGATTTTGGCACGGTGCAGCCTGGAATTTTATTATTTGGGGAGCATATCATGGGGCATTATTATTAGTATTACGTTATTTAGGTCGGCCCTTTTATGGATTAATTGGTAATTATGTCCCTCGTCCCCAGATTATTTCTTGGGGTTTAACCTTTGGTTCTGTCATTTTTGGTTGTCTTTTCTTCATGGAAACTAACAGTCATCGTCTCTTAACTAAGTTACATACTTTAGTGACTCCTGGGGCTTATTCTTGGGATAATTTTCAAGGAGTTTGGTCATCTTATACTGTCAATGAGGTATCAGCATTAGGACTGGTTTTAGTTCTGTCTACGTTGATTTTATTAATGGAACATATCGCTGTTTGGCAAGGTAAATTTGAATATGAATTATTATTGTCTCGCTGGGTGTCTCCAGTATTATTAGCTTTAACAATTTTACTAGCGGCAAATATTCCATCTGAGTTTATTTATTTTGAATTCTAA
- a CDS encoding NAD(P)/FAD-dependent oxidoreductase, with the protein MNNKPLINICVLGGGFGGLYTALSLTRFSEIKSGQYQITLVERNDSFLFTPLLYELITGELQRWEIAPSYQKLLAGTPIKLCQNTVEGIDLKTRQVKLDDDQLLSYDYLILGVGTQNRWADIPGLKNNALTFRTLADVERLQTQLHLLETSERQRIRLAVIGAGPNGIELSCKLADRLGKRGEIVLIERGNEILKWFSQGVRSASYKALDSRRIQLYRQTNVNKIAEDSITLIRQKEQETLPIDLVIWVGGTQSRSWIKALNCQQNAQGKLLTLPTLQLMDYPEVFALGDLAEIHQTKQQIPATAQVAYQQASCAAKNLIALIKNKPLKAFYYLHLGDMLTLGKGEAIVSSFCLNIEGYLGSIIRRLAYIFRLPTTRHRLQVLRNLLQKSLLKIRRFFRWRLTRLLLAKSAKNY; encoded by the coding sequence ATGAATAACAAACCTTTAATTAATATATGTGTTTTAGGCGGGGGATTTGGTGGACTTTATACAGCCTTATCTCTGACTCGTTTTTCTGAGATAAAATCAGGACAATATCAAATTACGTTAGTAGAAAGAAATGATTCTTTTTTATTTACTCCCTTATTATATGAGTTAATTACGGGAGAATTACAACGGTGGGAAATTGCCCCATCTTATCAAAAATTATTAGCAGGAACCCCCATTAAATTATGTCAAAATACTGTTGAAGGAATTGATCTTAAAACTCGTCAAGTTAAACTAGATGATGATCAATTATTAAGCTATGATTATTTAATTTTAGGGGTAGGAACTCAAAACCGTTGGGCGGATATTCCAGGGTTAAAAAATAATGCTTTAACTTTTCGTACATTAGCCGATGTAGAACGATTACAAACTCAATTACATTTATTAGAAACATCGGAACGTCAACGAATAAGATTAGCCGTCATTGGGGCCGGCCCGAACGGAATTGAACTATCTTGTAAATTAGCTGATCGTCTGGGAAAACGAGGAGAAATTGTTTTAATTGAACGAGGAAATGAGATCTTAAAATGGTTTTCTCAGGGGGTACGTTCAGCTTCTTATAAAGCTTTAGATTCTCGTCGTATACAATTATATCGACAAACCAACGTTAATAAAATTGCTGAAGATTCTATAACTTTAATTCGTCAAAAAGAACAAGAAACTTTACCGATTGATTTAGTTATCTGGGTAGGGGGAACCCAATCAAGATCATGGATTAAGGCGTTAAACTGTCAACAAAATGCCCAAGGAAAACTGTTAACCCTTCCTACATTACAACTAATGGATTATCCAGAGGTATTTGCCTTAGGTGATTTAGCAGAAATTCATCAGACTAAACAACAAATTCCTGCTACAGCACAAGTGGCTTATCAACAGGCAAGTTGTGCGGCTAAAAATTTAATTGCCCTTATAAAAAATAAACCTTTAAAAGCATTTTATTATTTACATCTTGGGGATATGCTAACATTAGGAAAAGGAGAAGCAATTGTCTCTAGTTTTTGTCTGAATATTGAAGGATATTTAGGGTCTATTATTAGACGACTTGCTTATATTTTTCGCTTGCCAACTACTCGTCATCGACTCCAAGTTTTAAGGAATTTATTACAAAAAAGCTTGTTAAAAATAAGACGTTTTTTTCGGTGGCGATTAACTAGATTATTATTAGCAAAGTCCGCTAAAAATTATTAA
- a CDS encoding sensor domain-containing diguanylate cyclase, which yields MSSFHPSCPIDEVSDNPSHPIEHLILTVQKLSLARDLETVMYIVKHAARKLTQSDGATFILRDGSNCFYADEDAIAPLWKGMRFPLDICIGGWTMNNRQPAIIPNVLGDSRIPYEAYKPTFVKSLLTAPIRRLDPIGAIGIYWSQYHESTPEEIKLLQALADSTAIAMENIQVYSELEKLVKERTAELELANQNLVEEISYRQQAEKEVRQLSLTDELTQLSNRRGFNLLGEHELDIARRHHYYCTLFFIDLDGLKLVNDTYGHEIGDQMIKDAANLFKQTFRDVDIIARLGGDEFVILTAAEVIFDQQAVYQRLLNNLAKFNQQSNQPYQLSFSVGQVKYSPESSDSLESLLTQGDQAMYLQKKGKHRYH from the coding sequence ATGAGCAGTTTTCATCCTTCTTGTCCCATTGATGAGGTTTCTGATAACCCTTCTCATCCCATAGAACATTTAATCCTAACTGTCCAAAAACTCTCTTTAGCTCGTGATCTAGAGACAGTCATGTATATTGTTAAACACGCAGCCCGTAAACTGACTCAATCGGACGGTGCTACTTTTATTTTACGGGATGGAAGCAATTGTTTTTACGCAGATGAAGATGCGATCGCTCCTTTGTGGAAAGGAATGCGTTTTCCTCTGGATATTTGTATTGGGGGTTGGACTATGAATAATCGTCAACCTGCGATTATTCCTAATGTTTTGGGAGATAGTCGTATTCCTTATGAAGCTTATAAACCTACTTTTGTTAAAAGTTTATTAACCGCTCCTATTCGTCGTCTTGATCCGATTGGAGCGATCGGTATTTATTGGTCACAATATCATGAATCGACTCCAGAAGAAATTAAATTATTGCAAGCATTAGCAGATTCAACCGCGATCGCAATGGAAAATATTCAGGTATATTCTGAATTAGAAAAACTGGTAAAAGAGCGCACAGCAGAACTTGAATTAGCTAATCAAAATTTAGTTGAAGAAATTAGTTATCGACAACAAGCAGAAAAAGAAGTTAGACAACTTTCTCTCACTGATGAATTAACTCAATTATCTAATAGAAGGGGGTTTAATTTATTAGGAGAACATGAATTAGATATTGCTCGTCGTCATCATTATTACTGTACCTTATTTTTTATCGATCTCGATGGCTTAAAACTGGTTAATGATACCTATGGGCATGAAATTGGCGATCAAATGATTAAAGATGCGGCTAATCTTTTTAAGCAAACTTTCCGAGATGTGGATATTATAGCTCGTTTAGGAGGAGATGAATTCGTTATTTTAACCGCAGCAGAAGTAATCTTTGATCAGCAAGCAGTTTATCAAAGATTACTTAATAATTTAGCTAAATTTAATCAACAATCTAATCAACCTTATCAACTTTCTTTTAGTGTTGGACAAGTCAAGTATAGCCCTGAATCATCAGATTCTTTAGAAAGTTTGCTCACTCAAGGGGATCAAGCAATGTATCTACAGAAAAAAGGCAAACATCGATATCATTAA
- the argC gene encoding N-acetyl-gamma-glutamyl-phosphate reductase, with amino-acid sequence MGESKRIPVGIIGASGYGGVQLVKLLLEHPNVEIVYLGGKDSAGKLYSDIYPHLGHRVNFTIEPIDTDVIAARCQAVFLGLPNGLACDLAPPLIAKGVKVLDLSADYRFKDLQTYTRWYNKDRTDGETAVKAVYGLPELYREEIKSASLVGCPGCYPTASLMALSPLLKQGLIVPETAIIDAKSGASGGGRQGKINLLLSEADGSFGAYGVAKHRHTPEIEQVCSELAGHEVRVQFTPHLIPMVRGILATVYATLRDPGLVRDDILTIYSAFYRSSPFVKILPNGTYPQTKWACGTNLCYIGIETDDRTDRVIVLSAIDNLIKGQAGQAVQCLNLMMGWEETLGLPQLCFYP; translated from the coding sequence ATGGGTGAGTCAAAACGCATACCAGTTGGCATTATTGGGGCTTCAGGATACGGTGGGGTACAATTGGTAAAGTTGTTACTAGAACACCCTAACGTAGAAATTGTCTATCTAGGTGGCAAGGATAGTGCTGGAAAGCTCTACAGTGATATTTATCCCCACTTGGGCCACCGTGTTAATTTTACCATTGAACCTATTGATACAGACGTTATCGCTGCTCGTTGTCAGGCGGTCTTTTTGGGACTTCCTAATGGACTTGCTTGTGATTTAGCCCCCCCATTAATAGCTAAAGGGGTTAAAGTATTAGATCTATCGGCGGATTACCGTTTTAAAGATTTACAGACTTATACTCGTTGGTACAATAAAGACCGCACTGATGGGGAAACGGCGGTTAAAGCGGTTTATGGACTCCCTGAATTGTACCGTGAAGAAATTAAATCCGCTTCTTTAGTGGGGTGTCCAGGATGCTATCCTACCGCAAGTTTAATGGCCTTATCTCCTTTACTCAAACAAGGTTTAATTGTCCCAGAAACCGCTATTATTGACGCAAAATCAGGCGCATCAGGGGGCGGCCGTCAAGGTAAAATTAATTTATTATTATCAGAGGCTGATGGTTCTTTTGGGGCTTATGGAGTTGCTAAACATCGTCATACCCCAGAAATTGAACAAGTTTGCTCAGAATTAGCGGGTCATGAAGTTAGGGTGCAGTTTACGCCCCATTTAATCCCTATGGTACGAGGTATCCTGGCGACTGTCTATGCGACTTTAAGAGATCCAGGGTTAGTTAGGGACGATATTTTGACCATTTACAGCGCGTTTTATCGGTCGTCTCCTTTTGTTAAAATTCTCCCGAATGGCACTTATCCTCAAACAAAATGGGCTTGTGGGACGAATCTTTGTTACATTGGCATCGAAACCGATGATCGCACCGATCGCGTGATTGTCCTCTCTGCTATTGATAATCTCATTAAAGGTCAAGCTGGACAAGCAGTACAATGTTTAAATCTGATGATGGGATGGGAGGAAACTCTTGGTTTACCTCAATTATGTTTCTACCCGTAA
- a CDS encoding photosystem II reaction center protein T — protein MESVAYILILTMMIAVLFFAIAFREPPRIQK, from the coding sequence ATGGAAAGCGTTGCTTATATTCTTATATTGACCATGATGATAGCCGTATTGTTTTTTGCGATCGCGTTTCGGGAACCTCCTCGCATCCAAAAGTAA
- the nrdR gene encoding transcriptional regulator NrdR: MQCPYCHYTNSRVLESRSSEGGQSIRRRRECLNCKHRFTTYERIEFVSITVIKHDGKKESFDSSKLLRGMVRACEKTGISHQRIETIVDDIEAHLQQRPQREVSSQEIGELVLEYLRDENEVAYIRFASVYGRFQGIKDFVATLNQLQQDRLAATPSPWTEPLVDSAPALSRSE; this comes from the coding sequence ATGCAATGCCCCTACTGTCATTATACCAATAGTCGTGTTCTAGAATCCCGTTCTTCAGAAGGGGGACAAAGTATTCGTCGTCGTCGGGAATGTTTGAACTGTAAACACCGCTTTACGACTTATGAACGTATTGAATTTGTGTCTATTACCGTTATCAAACACGATGGCAAAAAAGAATCTTTTGACTCTTCTAAATTATTGCGAGGAATGGTAAGAGCTTGTGAAAAAACAGGTATTTCTCATCAACGTATCGAAACTATTGTCGATGATATTGAAGCCCATTTACAACAACGTCCCCAAAGAGAAGTAAGCAGTCAAGAGATAGGAGAGTTGGTACTAGAATATTTACGAGATGAAAACGAAGTGGCTTATATTCGCTTTGCTTCCGTTTATGGTAGATTTCAAGGGATTAAGGATTTTGTGGCTACCCTTAACCAGTTACAACAAGATAGACTTGCAGCGACTCCTTCACCTTGGACAGAGCCTTTGGTTGACTCGGCCCCTGCTTTGTCTAGGAGCGAATAA
- a CDS encoding NAD-binding protein translates to MKPRIIVCGLGRTGYQIFSLLRRQGASVVGISDRPILGQEEPQIIVGELRSPVTLAKAGIHHAQTLVLASHDDAVNLGVLTQARLLNPHIRIINRLFNNTLGERLDQTLPDHVSMSVAALAAPIFSFAALGNKAIAPNISVVLRSHEAQFARSVQEVFDFETVLCPAELATPSFAAAALGGRILGNGITDDLLWVALATLITPNHPLCGQKLPQAAMNGNFVPLYLERQQQNIHSWDLLEIVLQSGDILYLTMPANELEKLWRTPSTDLFLNETSII, encoded by the coding sequence ATGAAACCTAGAATTATTGTCTGCGGTTTAGGCCGAACTGGCTATCAGATTTTTAGCTTATTGAGACGACAGGGTGCATCAGTTGTTGGAATCAGTGATCGCCCCATCTTAGGACAAGAAGAACCCCAAATTATTGTCGGTGAATTGCGATCGCCAGTAACTTTGGCAAAAGCTGGTATTCATCATGCACAGACCCTCGTATTAGCAAGTCATGACGATGCCGTGAATTTGGGGGTCTTAACCCAAGCAAGGTTACTTAATCCCCATATTCGCATTATTAATCGTTTATTTAACAATACTTTAGGGGAAAGACTCGATCAAACTTTACCAGATCACGTAAGTATGAGTGTTGCGGCCCTAGCGGCCCCGATTTTTTCTTTTGCAGCATTAGGCAATAAAGCGATCGCTCCGAATATTTCGGTTGTATTACGTTCTCATGAAGCTCAATTTGCTAGGTCAGTACAAGAGGTTTTTGACTTTGAAACTGTCTTATGTCCCGCAGAATTAGCTACTCCTTCCTTTGCTGCTGCCGCTCTTGGCGGTAGAATTTTAGGGAATGGCATCACTGATGATTTGTTATGGGTTGCTTTAGCTACTCTCATTACACCAAATCATCCTTTGTGTGGACAAAAATTACCACAAGCAGCAATGAATGGAAATTTTGTTCCTCTTTATTTAGAAAGACAACAACAGAATATTCATAGTTGGGATTTGTTAGAAATTGTTCTACAATCTGGGGATATTTTATATCTAACTATGCCCGCTAATGAATTAGAAAAGTTATGGCGAACCCCTTCAACAGACCTATTTCTTAATGAAACATCTATAATTTAA
- a CDS encoding DUF2808 domain-containing protein: MKKLLEITSILLICASPILAVELGNGITIFNKSPRLIDMVTTLSSIRAWGANYYVTIELPKNVGESLQKLTIKQSQGAEIISYDLTETLAFEGTPLNRGNSLTVAKAKQNLDTNEITIILDPPVPPGNTITVGLKPKINPEIGGVYLFGITAYPTGEKPQGLYLGPGRLRFYQHSDRFP, encoded by the coding sequence ATGAAAAAATTATTAGAAATTACCAGTATTTTGCTTATTTGTGCTAGTCCAATATTAGCTGTTGAGTTGGGTAATGGAATCACTATTTTTAATAAATCTCCACGCCTCATTGATATGGTGACTACATTAAGTAGTATTAGAGCCTGGGGGGCTAATTATTATGTTACCATTGAATTACCTAAGAATGTAGGAGAATCTCTGCAAAAATTGACCATTAAACAAAGTCAAGGAGCAGAAATTATTAGTTATGATTTAACAGAAACATTGGCCTTTGAAGGAACTCCCCTTAACCGAGGTAATTCTCTAACAGTTGCTAAAGCTAAACAAAATTTAGATACTAATGAGATTACCATTATTTTAGATCCTCCTGTGCCTCCAGGGAACACAATAACCGTAGGACTTAAACCTAAAATAAATCCTGAAATTGGAGGCGTTTATCTCTTCGGAATCACTGCTTATCCTACAGGAGAAAAACCTCAAGGATTATATCTTGGCCCAGGTAGATTAAGATTCTATCAACATAGCGATCGCTTTCCTTAA